The Oryza sativa Japonica Group chromosome 11, ASM3414082v1 DNA window ATGATTCACGCAAAAGAAAAAGTTCTTACCATTTTCACGATTAGATCAACGATATGTAAAACGGATCTTACAAGTTCTTCCCTTGTTCTCTCTCGATCTCTGGTAGAACGTCGTAGTGAGAACGTGTTATGCAACCCCTGTGCTACAAACGTAGTCTAGAGGGGTTGCATAATGTCTAAAAACATGGAGACACAAAGATATGTAGAGAGGCAACATTCTCACTCATCATTTCATCTTCAAGTGTACAATCCTCCTCCCTACTTCTCTATTTATGGTCATTTCCTCTTCTACTTTTCATGTTTAGTGATGGTCCATTAGAGTATAACCTGCGCCGAGCTTTTATGGGCTAGCCGGTTTCCTAACATAGAGAACAAGAAGGAAGGAGGTCCCTGCGATTATAATTCTACTaaactaaaatataaattacaAAGAATACATCTCTCTTTACATTCAGACAAAAGAAGCAAATAAAACTATTCCTTAAGTAACCTTTGCCAAATAACAAAATTTGTTCTGCTATTTTCAAAGATAACCCTATTTTAGTGTGCACTGGACTATAGGGGCATCTCACTGGAGCTGGAGGAGTGGTCTGTATCGGGAATATCACCCAAGCATCTGCTGGCGCGATGCTCGCAGGCAGCGACCACTACTGGCACTTTGCCGCGCCGAGCCTCCTGATACATATGTTGGCAGTGGTTGGTCCGAGCTTGTTTTCTCCTGATCACTTTGCAAGTTGAGCTCGGTGTCAGGACAAAAGTTCGTCTCACCTTGATACTCGTCCATGGACGCTTGGTCATGGGACTCTGCTTGCTCATCACTCAACACGCACTCGTTGGACGTGCACACGTCCGAGCTATGAGAATGGTGTTGTGAAGCTCGAACTCATGGCCCGCTTCATCGCGTTGAGGAAACGTGTTGCGCTCTTCTTCATCCTGCACACACACGAGCAAAGAACACACAAGATATCGCATCCTAAAATCACCCTAAAATTTCACCATCTAAATTATTCCTAAAAATTGTAAAAGCCAAAAATAGCCTTCAACAATTACAAATCATCAAGTTTCAACTCAAATTGATGTGTgggaaatttttttaagttccTCATGCTACAAAACAGTTATCCAATTTTTACTGGAATTTTAAGAGCATTATAAAGAATTTTAATGCAAcacagatttttttaaaaaagaaaaactaaaacaaatcttcctccctctccttagACCATTTTGGCCCATCCTTTTCCTCTCATCCCTCACCGGCCCACTCCGGCCCAACCGAGCTACGAACCCACCAGCGACCCTCCTCTTTGCTCTTTGGGCCGTCCCTAGCATCGGCCCATCGCGCCCACcaggccgagccgccgctcccgcAGCCCACGGGGCCCGCTTGTCGAAGGCGTCCCCTACCTCTAGCCGCAAAGttcctctctctccggtgaaccctagcgccgccagCCACCTCGATCCACCTCCTCAAGCGTTTCCCCTTCCAATTGATCGCAAAAATCGGTTTCTTGTGTAGTGGTCATCAATTCCCCCAACATATCCCATTCAATCCCACACTAAATCATCCTCAAGTAATCGACATCTTCGATACGGAGATCCACCGTTGCCGCTGCCGTTTCCCGTCCCGGCGGTCTACCGCGAGCCTGGAGTAGGTGGTGGCGGGTTACGGTGATGCGGCTTGACAGTGGCAGGGCGAGGACGCAGCAATGAGGGGGCAAGGTGGCGGCGATTGGCAGATGGGGCAGGGTGAGGCGGCGCTAGCGATATGGCGAGGAGGCGACTGAGCGAGGATTGAACAAGGGCGGCAATCTCGTGGAGATTGCATGTGCGTGCGGTCGTCGTATGGATGGAAAAGAATGCAATCGGATGAAAGGGAGGGCATGTCGTGGTCGAAACGGTTAGCTAGCAAACGTTCGCTAACTCCTAATCTAGCGAAGGTGTCTGCTGGGTCTTCTATATTTCAATTTCTGTCCTTCTGactttccttcttctttttccctTACGAGGTGGAAATATTTCCCGTCACATATATCATTCTGCCTTACAAGGTGGAAATATTTCCCGTCACGTATATCATTCTGCAGACAATGAAGGTAAGCTAGATATGACATGCATGTTTCCGTATATAGAATAATTTTGCATGCATATGTaatcataattatatttttttatcatataaaTAAAACCGAGCACTTTGTGTATAATTAATAAAATCCGGTTGGTAGTTTTTTTAGTTCTTTTAGAAAGTttcataatataatatttttcatgtaGAAAGTTTCCTAATAGAATGATTTTCATGTACAAGTTTCTTGATAGGATATTTTCATGTAGAAAGTTTCTTAATACAATGTTTTCATGTTTAtgagtatatatatttaatcTTAAAATTTCTAACCTTTTGAATCCCATgcgtagattttttttaattactgaAGAAAGTTTCCTAATAGAATTTATTTCCTATGTAAAGTTTATGAATATAAACTATTATTTCCGTACAAAGTTATAAGtagagattttttaaaaaatatttcaagagGCTTTTATCTAAATGGcgagtttaaatttttgaaaagaaattatTGAATAAAAGAAGCGCTATTAGAGCATCCCAGCAGTTCATCTAAATTTGGTCCTCTATATTCCCATATGGATGGCCATCCAAAAAGATTCATGCTCCATATCTCTTCTTAATCCAGCAAATTACATCCCATATCACATCCTTCtatattttattaatattttcTAACTAACCATATATTTGTGTAATTTCTTTTACAAGggttatattttgaatgacTAAATATATGATTgaaatgaatatatttataatcATAGCAAAATAAGTAAAGTATACAGCAAGAACAaaaattataacaaaataaataattctttttttctcgttctttcccttttttttcctcttcctcttcctttcctCCTCACTGCCTCCTCTCTCTACCTCtcatcctttcttcttttcctcttcctcttcctttccACCGGCAGCAGCTCACGAGCGGAGGCCGTTCTGGAACTCCGGATGGGGGCGAGAGCTCGACCCAGAGCAACGGTTGTGATTTGGCATCCCTCTCTCCTGTTTTAGCGATCAGCTATTTTTGCGTGGACGATGGATCATCTGCTGGAGGCCGATTTTTCACTCCCATCCACTATTTCTCACATAGAGGATTGGATGGAGCATCTGCTGGGGATGCTCTTATCTAATTAGTAAATTAAATACCATGCTAATTACGTGGAGGGGTACTATTTTTTCGGCTGCCATATATGTGTATGAAGCTGAGATTTCCTAGTATTAGTTTGCATACCATATAGTACTAATTACACGCTAATTACGTGATTGATGGCTATATAATTCCTTTTCGATCGGGTGCCACAAACACACGCAGGCATGCAGGCATGCCGCATGCAGCCGATATCTGTCAGAGCGCATTCGCGACAAAGGAACATTCGAACTGAAGGGGTGAGGAAGGTGCGAGCGATCTGGCCCGTTGGATTTCTCCCGGATGAGGAATGAAAGAATGAGTGACGAGTGAAACTATTTGTTGAATTATAGAATAGATGTGAAAAGAAACTTCCAGAATTGACAATTTTCGGTAGAACCTAGCAACGGCAAGAGTCTATTTAGTTTATTattctaccaaaatttggtaacacTAAACAAAGTTAGAGGTTGGAAGGGCTAGAAAAGTAAACCAGCTCTAAATCAGGATAATATTTATACCACTTTAAAGAAGAAAGTGGTCGGGTGCTTTTTGGAACTATACCTATTTTAACAAAAGGTATatagtaaaaaataaataaatgagatatgtaaacttttggtTTACCATAAATATAGTCCAGGAAGAAGCTAGTCAGCGGCTAGCTGTTATCGGCCTGTTATCGGcttgcttggatatatattgaaTATATTGACTCGACGAGATTGGAGGTGGTTCCTATTGTCTGGTCTGATCCTCttttcattctaaaatataagtacgTGACTACATAGCTAGTAAACTAGCTACTACTTTATCTATAAGAGACACCATCCACCTAtatttcaaatacaattttttcttaaactactcattcaatctacgatctgattacaccgttgtgtttataacaattaaatctttacatcaagatctcacatgattatattttgatgaaaaatcataaattacttttatgatatgtctaaattacttgtagatttcactaagttacttcttagacatacaaaagtaaattcagtaaagcttaaaaataatttacatatattatagaagtaacttataacaaaaagaaagtaactttaattaatacttttttcattgaacaaattatcatatatatataattatcatatatataagttacttttttaatttgattaaaatacttccaatacattcataatgctctaaggtgattacttttattatttattttagttaattccataatttgtgctgatttttttaatttctagatagagtcatgtttttaACTCTACAATGGATTTACTTCaaatgtgagatcttgttgtaaagatttaattgttatgaacgtaacggtgtaatcggattatagatcggataagtaatttaaaagaaaatttcataagaagaaaaaaatacacaaCCTAATAGCAAAAATTACTTACATGCATGTCTGTAACGCTACTAGTACTTCTCACGTAATTAGTACTTCTCACGTAATTGTCCGCGTCGCTCGTTAAGTCTAAATCGAGATGCCTCTCGAAATAGATTTTGTGAAAATATAAGGTACAACTATCCTTAACCTAAAGcttaagaaataattattatcaccttCTATTTTAATTGGAttatcctaataaatataatatatgcaaatattgAGAGTAAAAGACTTAAACAAATGATAATTTAGTGGAGAAAGAAGTACCAATTAATTACATGTGCATGAACACAATCGAAAAAACTGTGtgtttatattatggaacaagGGAGTATCTTCTTATTCGATGTCGTCCCAAACCTTGTATTTATACTCTCCGATGCTCCCTTTATATATCCGATGCTCCCTTTATATATATAGAAGTAAAACATGTATGGATATGATCTTAcgaagatggattctaatctctcgagtggacgtccacccatTTTTTTTATACCAACTAAATagctatgaatttttttaaaaaagatataagatagattaatatgtaatatatcacttcacaaacatacaagttcaaatttaacttctacgaGTTGTAGCAAGAATAAAAAATTAGAGCTTGTGACAGAAAATCCCACTACCTATCATTCAaattttggaccattggatatgctttgagatttgtgcaAGCATTTAACAGTTAACCCTACATCTTCTCCCGTTCCCCTCGCTGCCTTGAGCGTTCTATCCCCATCGTGCTACCACCCgatccaccgccgtcgccgcccactGCGCTGCCGCTCACCTCGTCGGATGGCCGGAAGGAgtcaacggcgccggcgaggcccccTCCCCTGACGagccccttccccctctcttttTTCTCAGGGCGGTGACAGCGCGATGCCCCCGCCCCGTCATCTTCCCCGTCTTCGGTGGCTCCCAACCGCCGGATATGCCAccaccggccaccgcctcctAATCGCACGCTTGCATTGCCCCCGCTGTCGACACCGGCCCACTGCCCTCCTCCATCCCTGTGGCTTCGGCGATGGTGCTGCCGCCTCACCATCTGCCGAAGTCCACCACCCACCGCCGATCATATGCCGTCCATGGACATCTTTCTAAGCCCCAAGAAaacccctcttccccctcccccgaCCCTTCTCCTAACCTGACTCCAACCCCAAATCTTAATCCTAACCCGTATACTCTCTGTCGGAGTTAGGGTGTCGTCGGTGCCGGAGTAAAAGGGCAGCCTACCGAAGTTGGAGGAGAAAAAACGATACACGAATCTTGGCATGGATCGAATGACATATAGCAACACCGTGAAAAATTCGCCGGTTCCCATTCTCCCCTTCGAATTCGCCGCTTCCCCAGTCTCCCTCCCATCCAAGATCCAACAGGGCCTTGTAGTGGCGTCGCCGCTCCGTCGACGGAAGCTCAGATGAGGCCACCGCCATGGCCTTCTCCTCCCCCGGTCTACGGTCGCCCCACCATCGCCCTCCCTCTCTCGTCCCCGGTCCCAGATGCCGCCATCCTCACCCTTCCTCCCCAATCGCGATCCGTGATGGCCTCGGCGGCGGGGCGTCTTGGGAGGCGGCAGGACGGTCGGATCCGCTCGGCGCCAGAGCATCGCACACGGCTTCCTCGGTGGCGGAGTGGAGGGGAAGCAAAGATATAATGGCCAGCTCCGGTGGCCGACCCTCCTCGCTTTGTGGAGTTTGGCCGACGCTGCTCCTTCCCGCTGTTGTGGCCACTTAGATCTGTGCAGGATTTGCGCATTCGGTGAGTAATCTCTCTCCATTTACCACCCCCTCTATCCCCCAAGGCCGTTACTACTGTACAGCGTGGGAGTATTGTAaatggcctaataaaccccaATCCATTCCCCTAATGTTGCCAAACGTGCTGTTAGGATGAGTACCCACATAGGTGATCTAGGCAATGTTATAAGGAGATTAATAATATTTCTTAGTATGAATTTGAAAAACTGGGATGTTAGCCTTCGGCTCAATTTGAAATAGATTATTGAGCGGATTATTTACTTTACTATAGGGATGAAATAACTATTtgataaataaacttaacaaatataaGTGGTTTATAAGAAAGTTTTTTTGACGACATGTAATTTTCGAAGCATGGGGTATATAATCCGTTTCGGTAATCCGGTGAATAATCTGAAAAGAACTAAAAGCCGTGTATGATGAGGTGGGGTTCCTCCAAGCAAGCACCCCCTAATTGCTGGTGTTCTTTTGTAAAGCTGAAACTATGACAAGAGCTTATATTTTGTGACAGGATTTTTTGCTTGCTCATGTTCCTGTGTAAAGCCTACAAATCTAACGAGAGCTTGTTTTATAACAGGATCTTCAATGTTTTGGCAGATGAGCAATACTTATATTTTCTGAATCTTCTGGTTGGTCCCGTCATCAGAGCATTCGGTGGCGGAAGGAAGAATAGAAGGGTTATTAGTATATGGCAGCTAGGCTGGAAATCATCCGGTGAAGCAAACAGCTTGGTGAAGGGATTGATGTTCAAGCTGATGACAACAATACTACTGATCCCATTGTCACTGCTCGTCCTTCATCCTTTGTTGGTTTTATACTGGTGCATCATAGTTCCAGCAACACGCTTGAGTCAACAGGATTATGGTCAGGGTGACGGCGACTCCTCCAAAGCCAACCTGAAGCCAGCAATGATGATCTTCTACTCTCTAGCCCTGGCTCAGGGTACTCTCTACATGCTATGGTTCATTCTCAACGCAGGGAATGCGATGATGGTTAGGGTTGTGGCCAGTAAATGCGATTTTGAAAAGAGTTGGGGTCGGAAGTCGGTTGATCAGTACCTCTCTGATACCAAGTTCAAGTGCCTCAAGGACCCATCATCCATCAAGGACATGAACCTAATCAAGTTTGCAGCAGGTCTACTTGACTCGGACTCCGAGGATGACTACATTACGGGAGCAAGGATGCTTGTTTCCTTCATTCAGAAGCAAAAGCTACCGGTGAAGTTGCTGATCCTCTAGGATCAGGACACAGAAGCTGATCACAATGCTGGGGTGGACAGATCCAGCTGACCGGGAGATCAGGATGCTTGCTGCGATAATCGTGGGGCATGTTGCTAGCAACATCAACCTTTCACAGTTCCCAGGAGCACTGCAATCCATCGGTTCACTACTAGACCCCCGCGATGACTTATCTTTCTATGACCAGGATGATCAACATGACCATGACAAAGGCATGGGGCGATGCCAGCTGCTTGTGCAAGGCCTTTTGGTTATTGAGAGGCTTACTTGTGATCATAACAATTGCATACTAATCTGCAGAGACCATTGTCTGCTCAGCCATATCCGCTACGCAATCAGGTTGAGAAAGAAGGTAACCTTTCCGGACATGTGCCCTGTGTGGCCCGAGATGCTCAAGGGCTCGCTTAGAGCGATGGCCTATTTGATAGCCGGTGTTACTGAAGTAGAACTCGAGACGCTTGAATCTATCTTCAATGAACTCCCACTAGGGATGATCATGGGACACAAACGGTTCCCAGACATAATGATACCAACCATTGCATTGTACGCAAATTTATTATACTACCGGGACACTACATTTCCTAGCGAACACTTCTTTGAAACGATGCTGCCAGTCTTCCTATCTTGTACTGATATTGAACAAGGAGAAGAAATCACGTCAGTATGGACCAAGGTTGGAGTGTTGGCAGGGGCATCACTCGCGAAGCTCTTGCTTAAATCAGAAGACTCAGTTAGTCGAGATGATATCATGAAGGGTGAGCAGGTCTTTGATGGGCTCACTAAGCTGCTAACTGCACCGAACACAACAATCAGAGAAATTGCGGCAGAAATCTTGCAGCATGTGTACTTTCATGATTATACGCATAGACTGAGTCTCACGGAAAAGGTAAGTTATACTTATGCGTAAAACAATTATTATtaatgttattattattattgttactaTTATAATGTTAGTTTTCCAATTTAGCAATAGTTCAGTTACCTAAATTGGCTAGAACAATAAAAGGGCAATCACTTTGGTGCAAATATACTACAACTTTtagtattatttttattgttaattTCTTGTATCGTTTTAAATACATTTTCATTCTCACGTTGAttataaatctttttttataCCAGCAAAGAtaacaaaaattatttttttaactttgtgtTAAAACTTTCTTTGTTTCACCACATACAAAAAGATGTGTAAGTATGAGTTGTTCAATATATATACTATACCGCACCCGGGGTGCATTGTAGTTCAAACACacttaattttggtaattttttttactgagaGTACAATCATTACAAATCCCCCCTATTAAGCCtattagtaatttttttactatcaGGTATTTGAAAACAAATAATGTATAGTAAATAATTTACTATGCGAGGGCGTGTTTTAGTTATCGCGTACCGAGGATGCGTTTTAGCGCATCCCTCTCTATATATAGCAAATCTATTCTAGACTCCCCATAGAATAACTATTATATACCACCCATTCCATGGGCGAAACACACCTCCCCCCTCTTCCTAGGGCCCAAACCCACCTCTCACCTCGGTCAAAGCGTCCCCCCGCCGGTCAGACCCCTATCAAACCCGCCTACTGACTACCCCCACACCCACCTCTTTTCAGTTCTCGTCTCGTAGAAACGACATAGTAACACGACGGTCCATGTGTAGCTACACGGCTGCTTTCTGCAGTAACGACGTAAATATATAGTTATGATAGATCTAATTCTTGATTTGAAAGAAGgtacaaaagaaataaaaagtaGTATCCAATCACAAAGTCTCACTAGTTCCAATGGCTAGAGTTCAAATCTTGTTTTCAACAATATTACTTTCATTTTTTGAAtagaagggagggaggagagaccGGTTTTCTTGAGAGGAAAaacaagagggagagagatcagGGAAAGGACATGGGAGAAAAAACCAGAGTGGGAGAGAGAACGGGTGGGGGCGCCAGGAGGACGGAGGGTGGAGTTTTCTTTAGAGGAAATAACCGATGGGAGAGAGATCAGGGGAGGAGTTCTCTTTAGAGGAAATAaccggagggagagagagagatcggggaAAGGAGAGGAAAACCGGAGGGAGAGAGATCGGGAAGGGGGCACCGGGAGGAGGGAGCAGAAAAGAACCAGAGGGATGGCGTGCgagaagaggggggggggaggcgTGGTGCAGGCTGAGTGGGCAGTGGGGTGGGGATGTAGAATAGAGctgtcatacatacatatatatatatatatatttatacatatatatatatatacatacatatatatatatatacatacatacatacatatatatatatatacatatatatatacatatatatacatatatatatacatatatacatatatatatatatatacatatatatatatatatatatacacacacatatgtacatatgtatatatgtgtatacacacacacactaggtgaaaccccgcgcattgctgcgggagtttagtatgataacaataattaaaaataatgtgtaagatagctaaaCAATATAAACTTACATAAGCACTAaaatcaattgatgtgatatggcttaattagAGAGGATAGAAATAACATTAACcaagtgaggatgaacttaCATAGGTACataagatattataaaaaataatgaagataaatattgaaatattatgtgaattatgtggaatgatgatttaacatgctttcattttaaaagctctaaaatgtaatagattttaaattatagataatatagcatgtttgcatgatattaaatgtattgattgttagtggataatGATGTGTCAACTTGTTAGTGGataatgatgtggcatctttgcatgttaagctttaggagttagtgggttataactttatagtaagataggataccCTCTTCATTTATTCTTTTTTCTAGCGTTAGAGAAGTACTACATATGCCTCAGCCTATAGTGTGGGCTGAGTGGGCAGTGGGGACGTGGGGTGTAGAAAAATGAACAGGGCATTTTCTACTACATATGCCTCAGCCTATAGTGTATTCTTTTGTCCTTGGTTTTGTGTAGTAGAAAATGCCCACTTCATTTTTCTATTGCACAAAACCAAGGAGAAATGTACACATATACTACCTGTCCTTTCTTGATGATTCCATTTTGACCTACAAATCATGATATATAATGACAAAATGTTAATATCATGAAAGCATTTTTGAAATAAACCTAATGGCATCATTTTTATAAAACATTAGTTCAAACATTAAATCAGCAACAATTCTGggacttgaaaattttttaaaaagaaaaatagggtAGCAAGAAAATAAATACAGGTTTCCGTATAAGGTAGATATGTATGTGTGCATATGAAGTGGCAGATACAGTCATCTTGGCTGGGCCTTCCTTGCAGGTGGAGAGCATGTTATGGTTCCATGCAATTTCTAGTCTTACCGATTCATTTTAGCAAGAGCAAGATTTGACCATTGGTAACATTTTGGTGAAAGTTGTTTGAGTTGTTGCCAATTTTCTCTTCAACATTGTGTGGGCTTAAATTTGTATATGAAGCTATTAGAGGGATGCTAAATAATTTGACTGCCAGTGTTTCACCAAATGAAATATATGACTTTTTATTGGAACTTATTTGGCATGGTTGAGTTTAGCTACAAACTAAACAAGCCTTAGGGATGCCTCTACCTATGGATACTTGGGGAATACTCCTCGTAACTAATTTAATCGCTAGCATGCACCTACCGCTATCATTGTGATATATCAGCCCATTTTAAgcctgtagtagtagtagtagtgtgGAGTCGGTCCAAGGGGCCAATAAGTGGTTTTTGTAGTTGGTAGTTTAATTTGTGCTCCAACCATATTACCATGTGCTAATCCTTTTGCAGGAAGCAAGTACGAATGTAAGTGGAGTACTATACGAAAGTGAGCGCGCTCAACATGTAGAGCGGGCTAATGCAGTTCATTCATAAAGCTTAGTTGCATGGTTGCGTGTGCATACGGCCGGGCCTGCCCTGCCCTGTATCCGGGGGAGTTTCTAGGCCTATGTCGTTTGTGTGGTGAGCTGTCAGAGACGTCAGCCCATAAGAGGGGTAATTATAACACGCAGCCTGTTTGTAGCCTGTTTTAAGCCTTGATGTGGTACCCCGAGTTAAAAACGAGGATAAAAGTGTAAGCAAAGTTATGCGCATATGGGCCCATTCAATGTGTTGAGCGGACTATTGTGTTTATTGGAGGGTGTTACAAACATACCTTTGGTTATGTGTGATACTTAGAGCCCCATCATGCATGGCTCCTGTGTTTCTCCGACACCGTAGCCATTATCTTGGATACCAAATATAGGAGCAGAATTCCAGGAATCGGTAGAGGTCAAGAGAGAACGTTGGTGTGGCCTGTGCCGAGGTTGCCAGTATTATAAGtgcagttttttcttcttctgagtTGTCAGGATTGCTTTTCTTTGAGACATAGGCTCTTTTTACCATTGACTTGAGCGCATGAAAATATAGATTGTCCTTTGACATAGGATTTTATGATCCTTAGGAAGGTACTGTATCTCGTAGCATTAATTTGTGGAGACCATGAAAAAACTCAAATAAATGGCTACTTTTAGCAAACTAAGATTCATTCTTAAAGTGCACTTTTTGTTGCTTGCAGTTAGTCGCCGAACTATTCCGTACCAATAGTCAAATGGGAACACAAGCTCAGAGTGGTGCACTTGCAATCACAGTGGAAGCAGAACACGATGGAGTGAAACAATTCCTAGGTGATAATGCCCAAACTAGCAGCCTGAACAGACTGGAGCATGAGGAGCAATCAAACTACACAGAACTGCAGACAACCTTACTACACGTCCTTGCGTCTACGACTGAACATGGAACTGATTGTTTGGCAAATGTGATTCAGAAAATTGCACCTGGGGACGGTCTCAGCAGATTTGTGGGGATGCTCAAGTCGTTGGTTGAAAAGCACAGCAGAGTCGTTACTGAAGATGGCCTGATAATCATAAAGGCTACCGCCTGGCTGATCATGTGGATGTTGAGGAGAAGTGAGTTCGTTCAGGAAATCAGGCAACAGAAGATCGTCGAGGCACTGCCTGAGGCTACAAAAATTGTTTCCCGTACATCTCTAACAAAGAAGAAACAACCCGCATCTGATCTCGACATCTGGAAGCTCTTGGGTtacaatatatattataaacGGTTCGCGAGTAATATCCGGCTTAGCAGTCGATTGTCTAGTCTTGTGGAAGATGCACAGGACGAACTTGTTCGTCAACAAGAAGTTACCGTACAAGTGGAGTGATGGACAGGCGGCATGCTTATGGATTACGCGTGCTAGCTGCTAGATCGATTCATCTTCCGTTTGCCAAATTAATCAGCATTGCCGTTGCATTCGTGGCGAACGCACCAGCAAACCAACAACCTAGTagtattgttttcttttgtatATGTTGAATCA harbors:
- the LOC4350563 gene encoding uncharacterized protein, with translation MLGWTDPADREIRMLAAIIVGHVASNINLSQFPGALQSIGSLLDPRDDLSFYDQDDQHDHDKGMGRCQLLVQGLLVIERLTCDHNNCILICRDHCLLSHIRYAIRLRKKVTFPDMCPVWPEMLKGSLRAMAYLIAGVTEVELETLESIFNELPLGMIMGHKRFPDIMIPTIALYANLLYYRDTTFPSEHFFETMLPVFLSCTDIEQGEEITSVWTKVGVLAGASLAKLLLKSEDSVSRDDIMKGEQVFDGLTKLLTAPNTTIREIAAEILQHVYFHDYTHRLSLTEKLVAELFRTNSQMGTQAQSGALAITVEAEHDGVKQFLGDNAQTSSLNRLEHEEQSNYTELQTTLLHVLASTTEHGTDCLANVIQKIAPGDGLSRFVGMLKSLVEKHSRVVTEDGLIIIKATAWLIMWMLRRSEFVQEIRQQKIVEALPEATKIVSRTSLTKKKQPASDLDIWKLLGYNIYYKRFASNIRLSSRLSSLVEDAQDELVRQQEVTVQVE